Genomic segment of Oncorhynchus tshawytscha isolate Ot180627B linkage group LG13, Otsh_v2.0, whole genome shotgun sequence:
agctctgtcaggttgcattGGGAGCGTTTCTTTACaactatttttaggtctctccagaaatgttagattgggttcaagtccaggctctggctgggccacacaaggacattcagacattcatccactcctgcgttgtcttggctgtgtactaaggggtcattgtcctgttagaaggtgaaccttcgccccagtctgaggtcctgagcgctctggagcaggttttcatcaaggatctgtctgtactccgttcatctctccctcgtctagtctcccagtccctgcagctcatAAACATCCCTatggcatgatgctgccactaccatgcttcccagtagggatggtgccaggttttctccagacgtgacacttggcattcaggccaaagagttccatcttggtttcatcagaccagagatgtgtgtcatgtgccttttactgaggagtggccataaaagcctgattggtggagtgctgtagagatggttgtccttctggaaggttctcacatctccacagatgaactctgagttctgtcagagtgaccattgtgttcttggtcacctccctgaccaaggccattcccctgattgctcagtttggccgggctgtcagctttaggaagagtcttggtggttccaaacttcttccatttaagaatgatggaggccactgtgttcttggggaccttcaatgctgcagaaatgtggtggtacctttccccagatctgtgcctcgacacaatcctgtctcagagctctacggcaattccttcgacctcatggcttggtttttgctctgacataaactgtcaactgtgggaccttataaagacaagtgtgtgcctttccaaatcatgtccaaccaattgaatttggactccaaacaagttgtagaaacatctcaaggatgatcaatggaaacaggatgcacctgcgctcaatttcgagtctcatagcaaatggtcttaatacttaggtaaataaggtatttctgtttttatttttaatagatttactaaaatgtcaaaaaatctattttccctttgtcattatggggcattgtgtggagattgatgaagatttttatttatttaatccattttaaaacaaggctgtaacgtaacaaaatttggaaaaagtcaaggggtctgaatactttccgaatgcactttttCTCATCTAAGACAATCTAGATAACCTGCAAGCGTTTTGTGGTAGGCCTACATACAGGGAGGTCTTCCAGCAATCTACAGCTGTAGGTTAAGTTCTTACAATGGCCGTGACTCAAATCAATAACATGGGAGGATGATGTGAAAGAGGAGAAACAATGTATTCTTCCAATAGTATTCTCAGAGGGCTTGTGGTTTGGGAGGATGACACAATAGAGCTATCTCAGGCTAAGGTCAATGGAGGTTTATTTGGCATACTGGATGGGAGCCATTGAAGGATGTACATTGTGATGGATCTAGCTCCATTTGATAGGAAATGGTTTGAAAAACACAGCAATAAAATCATATAgtatagaaatgcaatggaaagtGGAGTCAAACAGTGTTGAGGTAAGTCCCACACCCTTTCCAATAAGAGCGTCAGTATGCAGCCATCTTGTGTCTATCTATCGTCAATCATAAGATGGCCGATACACTGAAGCACCATCTAGTTCTAGTAGCCTATACATGGTTGTTCATATTTATACTGAGTGGGATGTAGGACTATTACATTGACATGTTCTTTTCAATTAAAAAGTGTTTTTGTTTCACTAAGACTAGGCTACTGAAAGAACTAAAACAGAGCCAGTGTATACCAGCTGAAAACGTGTTGACCATAACTACAGTAACAAGCCTACACATCCAACCAAGTCATCTTTGATCATATTTTCACATTTTCTCTCCCCAATGAAAATGTGTTCTGGAATTCTTGCCCACTTTCAGTGTGTTCTGGTATGTGAGTGATGGGAATAACCAAAGCAGTTCAGTTTGTGAATGGAAAGTCCCTGAAATGAACAATAAGAGACCAACCAGCCGTAGCAAAGGCTACAGTGAAGGATAAACAATGCCACAGTGCCATCTATATGTAGACTGTAACTCTCCTCACTACTTGTTTCAAAGAAATCACATGATGAGTCACTTGACTTTTGGGTATCTGTCGCTCTGGGGTAAAGATTCCTCTAGGAACAGATatgggatcagcttcccctcgtCCATtgcaaaccttaaccattagttgGGAAAATGCAAatctgacccaagatcagcgttttagggcaacttcaccctactccgTCTCTCGACATCAAAGTAGAAGTTGCCTCACCACAAACAAATCTTGGATCAGATTACCCTATTCCTTCTTGCCATCTTGTTTCTCTGCATTCTGCAAAGAATCAGGCAACTATGTGACATTCCAATTCAGGAAGAATGAAAAACAAGCTATTTAAATGTTCTATTTAAAAGGGAGCACATTTCACCTGTTGACTGGAAATACAAGACAGACAGGGGCTAACTCTTTCATAAAATAATGACCTATCATTTATTAATTAATGCCACTGTACCGAAATCCATGTGACGTTCGTAATTTCGAACAGAAGCAGCCATCCAGGTATAACCTCCAATGGTGTGCATGTTCCCAGATTCCAGTTTCAAAGAAATCAAGTGATCTTGACCACGCTGGGGCACGTTTGAAAGTAACGTCAGTGTTGGTGCACCATCTAGTGTTGAGTGTGCATTCTGCAATGTGTGACGTCGTCGTATTTCTTTGCGGGGCAAATCATGTTGTGCACGAAGCTCTCTTGAGTTTGTAAAACAGTATATTTTTCACAACATGTTCATGCAATTTGCGCCTCATAAAACCAGTGTATTGACTTAACCTAATATTGGACACCGTGATGGTTTATCGTTATCTATGCCTCGTCTAGCTATGCAAATGTCGGCCTGAAAAATGAAAGTGAAAGCAGTTTCTGCAGGCCACGGGGGAAGTCCGAAGACAAAATCATATTTCTCCATGCTTTAACAACTCCAAACTACACCAGAACAGTCGATAACACTGTCGAAGACAACCATGGCCAATATTTCAACAATTTACAAGCTATCGTTTCTCGCTTTTACTTACTTCATACAAGGTAAAATGATCGACTTTTCTTCGTGTATTTCCTTTCAACTATCCGGCATCTGTGGTGtagcttttaaaaatatatatattgaagaATATTGAACATGACTTAATATATGATACAATTTGAAACAACTGCTGCTACCGTATCTACTTAATCTACATTGATCTGTGATACTTTTTACTTTTTCGCTTGTATATGCATTGCACTTGGTTGATTAATTTAGATAATTGCGTGAAATGACAAGCACACATAAACAGCCTTACATACGAATGCAattgctttttaaaatgtattacagttCAATAATAGAGATGTACAGTAATAGGGACTTACAATATTTGTTGTTTTCACTGTCTGAATACTAAGCATCTCCATTTGCTCTTTCGATTGCCTTTTCATATCTATTCTTACCAAGCTAATCTACAGTAGTTTTATCTTCTCACCTGTCCACATTGACGGTCTCACATATTCACACAActttctcatccttctctcttccaGTCTATGGGACCAGCTGTCCAGTTCTGGAGTGCTGGTTTGTCCAGGAGAAACCAGGTCGAGGTGGGGGATTCCCTGCTGCAATGATTCAGGAGAAGTCACTGCTGTATATCAATACAGACCCAGAGAGTGAACAAACCAAGTCACAGCAGGGACCATCTGCAGACATCAGCCATGATAGAGTCTACTACATCACTGGTCAGTACTTATACATTGTACATTATGTAGGACAATCTCTTTAGAAATCATGTAGGATTTGAATGACAAACCAGTCGCTGTTAAAGGTGCGCTCCGTCAATTTGGTGTTACAGCTCAACAATTCGCCATCCTCTAACACCAAGCCTCTCATTTAAGTTATACAAGACTACAAGAGTGTTGTCGTTTTAGGCAGAGCGTTTcagaaaaataaatgttatttcaTTGAAAGGACCACCTCTACAGacaaatctccctctctctcatcagacCCAGCAGCCATCCTCTGCAGTTCCTCTCTGCACCCACCAGAGGGCTCAGTCCATAAACCACAGTGTGAGATAAACCCCTTCATGCCCCAGCCCTCCACCGTTCAATGGGCAGTCCCGCTCACTGACTCTGCCCACAGTCCTATCTACCTGCAAGCTGACTGGTACTCTGCAGCCTTGCAGGGCCTGGACGGACAGCTGGCCCTATCCAGTGTCATGCGTGCTCCCACGGCAACCAAGGAACCCACTGGTAAAGAGCACTATGATCGAAAAATAATTACATTCTTCTTGAGCAAGGGTTGTTAAAGTCAGATTGTTGTATTTAACCATTACAAGTGTTAAAGATGGACTTCTAATCAAAATTGTATACAGTTACCAACACCACAGTGATAATGACTTATTATTAaccggggctcccgagtggcgcagcggtctaagtcactgcatctcagtgctagaggcgtcactacatctcagtgctagaggcgtcactacagacaccctggttcgaatccaggccatgattaggagtcccataggccggcgcacaattggcccagcgtcgtccgggtttggccggtgtaggccgtcattgtaaataagaatttgttcttaactgacttgtaaaATATTGAAAAGAAAGTAATTGAAATGAATTTGTCATATGCCATGAAGAAGTATAGAATCCAGTGATGTATATTACTACGCAATGTCACAGATAAAGCAGTGTGAAAGTTTAATGTcactctcctacccctctctctctctctcccagtggtgCTCAGTGTGTCCAGTCGAACCCCCTTGGTCCGTTCCAGACTCGGGGAACCGGTGGTTCTAGACTGTGGGTTCTGGGCGGaggcctcttctcctctctctagctcagGCTTCGCCGTGGAGTGGCGCTACCAGTTCAGGGGCGATGGCCGTCTGGTCCTGGCCTACGACGGCAAGACTGACCGATTTGCCGAGACCAAGGAAAAGGGAGCGGGGCTAGACTTCACAGCTCTGCACGAGACAGGAAATGCCTCACTGATCCTGCAGGAAGCTGAAGTGCGCCACACAGGGACCTACATCTGCACGGCGTACTTGCCCTATCTCCTGGCTCAGGTGGCAGTGGAGCTGGAGATTGTAGGTGAGGAGAGATGAATACGCTTGATTAGTCTGCCAATACTAAAGCGTTGCAATGTTTGTTTTAGACCTGTAGAATTTCAACCACTATGTATTTACATGTATAGTATATTcactgtaataactactgtaactccatatacagtacattcttaTAGTGGTATAGCATTAGAAAACATGGCATTTATGTGTATAATCCTCTTACCTCATTCTCTCACTCCtatttctccctctatctctcccagagcctccgtccctctccatcttcccctccccgctccctctctccgtGCCCGGACAGGTGGTGAAGGTGCAATGCGAGGCGTCAGgattcttccccctctccctggaGTTCCACTGGGAGTTAACGGGGCCTGACGGCAAGGTCAGGCCCCTGGGTCAGGGCAGCGTGACAGGCCACAGGCAGGGCCCAGACAACACCTACAGCCAGACCACCCGTCTGGAGTTAGACTCAGCCAAGCTGGACCTTGGCCGTGGAGGGGAGGTCACCTGTGTGGCCGTCCATCCTGGAGGCACCCGGCGGGCCAGCGTCACCCTCAATGTCATCGGTGAGAGATCATTTAATAGAGCTGCATTGAGTTGATGGATGTTGCTCCTGGGTTCACTGATTCAGAGCCTGATATTTGTATCCCTGTAGAGgtaaaggttaggattggggtaaGGGAATCAATCTGTGGTTAGGGGCAATGTCTACCTCAAGCAATGTTCTTTACATTCCATACATGGGTCCATATAGCAGTGTCTCTAGGCCTACCAGTATAATAAAGCAATAAGGCcctagggggtgtggtatatggccaacataccatTGCTAAGTGCTGTTCTTTGCACGACACAACGCCacctgcctggatacagcccttagccgtggtagattggccatataccacaaaccccagaggttcCTTATTGCtaatataaactggttaccaatgtaattagagcaataaaaatgtatattttgtcatacctgtggtatacctactgatataccacggctgtcagccaatcagcattcagggcttgaacagCCCAGGTTATAATTTCTGATATGCAATTACATTGATCTGAAAAGTCAAATACATTTGACTTGACACAACACAACTTATCCTGGGTATGTCTTAAATGTACTCTATCTCTTCATCCCAATCAGGTGTTAATGGTCCCTCCATTGAAGACTCCATGGCGATGGTTGCCGTGGCCCTGGGGCTCTATGGTTTAATCAAGATCGTCTCCTGGACATTTAGCTCTGGTAACTACAATCGGTTTGAACTAAGATACACAAAAAAAGATGTTGAAGCCGTGAAGCTACAGTGTGAATTTGGATCTTTCAAATTCATTTGGATCTTGTGTGTCAATCTAATGCTTGACCTTTTCTTGCCTTTATAGGGTCCGATGATACTAACTCACAAGAGAAGGTAATTGCGCTTTCGTAAATCTCGTCAGACATTTTGTAGTTAAGTGTAACTACTATGTGTCTATGTATATTTCCCAGCTAACACTGTCTTGCCCAAATTGGTTCTATCTCAAGCTGTATCCCTCTAGTTAAAACTCCAGCCCCTGGattgtcaatcaatcaaatgtatttactatGGATTACTATGTAATATGATGACATTATCTGTTATGTAGGCCCTTGGATTTCTCCCATTGTCGTTTTTTGTTAGTTTACACACTTTGGGCTCATCCTTATCCTCTCTCAATTACAGAAAGTGAAGTAAATGTGTAAACACCTGGGATTCCCAGGTGAGTGTGTAATGGAACCAACAAAGCTGGAATTTAAGGAATAAAAGTGCACCGTTTTGTGGAAGGTGGTACACGGAAAGAAGATATTGAGTTTCTGACAGCATTTGAAAATGAACGATCTAACAAGTGGTCGGGGGAATAAAAGTATTTGATTGGGTGactgatttaaatattgacatATTTAAATACGGTTATACAACTGTGAATTCCTCTGTAGAAGAACTCAAGAGACTTGTGCACATGAGCGTATGTACATATGGATGTAGAtagttgtgtgttgtgttattagtGGTTCTATTGGGTTAATTGACCCTGGAATTAAAGATTGAACCCTGTCATTATTGGCTCTTCTATTGATTCTGAAGGTGAACATAAGACAAAATCCTTTCAATTGGAATTAGTAATTCCCTGGAAGTGTGTTTATATATTGTTTTCATTTAGTTTGTTTAGGGTTTTATTTAATTTGTATCTTGCCTTGTGTAGACGGTATATAGGCTATAGTGATGTTTTGTTTTTTGCTATTGATGTTGCTACCACCACATCAGAATTGTTAGATTAGTGTATTTGCCAGGAATGAGCAACAACTTTGAGCAAATGAGGACTATTTGTGATGGGATGTAATAAATTATTAATCTTCAAAGCATTTTCCCCATTGTTGAATTTGTGTTATTGGTCATGTGATAAGTAGATAAGAAGTACTTATCATATGAAAATCCTAGGATCTTTTGATTAGGGGTGCTTCTGCTTCCACACAACTTGACTCAAGGATGTGAATACTCGACGTTTTCCTTGGTCATAACCTAGCTGACTAAACTCAACTCCACGATTTAGAATGGAGTTGAGCGGCGACGAGTGTGTGCATCAAGTCTCAGTCAGTGGATTCTTGTAAAAATGTACATTCTTCCCACCCTGTACATGTTTGTCCTGTGTCACTGtgttattttctgtgtgtgttgtaatcCATCGTTTTTGATAAAAGTACCGTTTTATGTGATGTCTGTCAAACTGCACCGTATCCACTGTTTTTCAATGGAGTAGGAAGTTACTTTATGCACTACCACTCTAtactcttatatatatatataacacgcAGATACACAGGACGAACACACTCTCAAGGTAGGCATTTAAGAATggcctttttttctttctttttttttttacaagtatAGACTGACAAGTGTATTCAGCCCAAACTCGTCGCTGCTGGAGTTGGCCTAGTTTTAACCATATGGTTGTACTGTCAGTTGCAAGGAGCGTAACTGTATTCGCCTAATCACTTAATCCAAATGAAATACACATTCTTCTTATTTTTTTATGTTAATGCTATCAATATTCATCGTACGAGTCTCAGAAAAACAAAATAACGAATTTGTTTAGGTAAATGCACtaatgcagaaatcgctccgccatttcatggtagctaaaattctaatagtttcagtttatgtgataaaacaagcaagtataatGTAGAAAATCATTTTACCAATCTATTCTTAAACTGTTGTGAAATATAGTATTTaacaaaaaatattgtattttcagctgtttgaagctggtgtacaaaaacgAAAGTAAAAGACTAAAAAACTTAAGAAcaagaagcatagaaatagcgcacatagaacaatTCTAGCACTTCTTAAACGTGCTTTCAATGAAGAATGACAGATCCATAACACACATTTATATGTGAATTTGTTCGGGACGACCAAAAAGTGACTTATACAGCTTTAAACAAGCTGACGGGCAAATGTAGACAATTTGGACAAAACACCTGACATGTGAAACTGGAGTAAAGTGAATAGCCAATGATCGATGATGTTACTGAGCGACAACCAACCAACAACCAATGGTAGGCTTGAATGTTCCCGAGCTCTTCGGGGCGAGACATTTCGGTATCAAGCGGGTAAGTTGACTATCATTGTTTGGCCATAGCTAACCGTCTAACCACGGTCTTAAAACAGTAGCTTTATTATATACATCTGCATTTCATACATAAAGCTAGTAAAAGTATTTGTTTACATGTTGTCTTTGTCATACCCCTACCATTTTACCGGGAGAGATTGGCGCTTTCCTGAGCagcagctaacattagcttgttGCTAACTGAGGTTAGCGAGCTAGCCAGCCAACAAGGAAACAACAAACACAACAGTGGTGTTTGGAGTGTTTTTGCAGTAAACGTGTTTTTTTTTCCTGACAGAAGTTTCAACCAGCTCAAATCTAGTTTAATCAAAAAAATTAACTACTTAAGCAAGAGTCCTCGACGTTAGCCTAGCATGCTAGCTCACGTTACTGGCGGTCAGTGTCTGTTTTCGTTGTAGATAAGCCTACAAAATATAAACAATGTTTGTTGTTATAACATTTGTTTTAGATCGTGCTGGTGAAAAGGGACAGGGTGGGGTTTACAATGGATAATAGGTAGCAGTGATGTTTGTGCCTGATCCTGTGTAATTGTCGTATTGTAAAAATGGTTGACCATTCATTGTATTGGATAGACTCACTAAACCAGATGGCATGACGGTGGTATGGTGCTTTTGAATTTGCCCAAGGCATCATTTTAACACAGTTGTTTTTGCCGTCCCTCAGCAAAGAATAGTCCCTATCTGATGGCGGTTGCCTCAGCAGTAGTGATGGACAGCATTGTAatccttgatgatgatgatgaggaagaggagaggcctcaaccctcttcctccacctcctctaaaCCCTCAGCCAATCATCGTACTCCCCCAAAAATCCAACAGCCCGCTCCAACTCACATCACCCAATCTCCTTTTGCCACAGTGAAGAAAGAAAGCCATGTTCTTAAAGCAGAAAACCAGAAGCTATTTACTGAGGTAAGAGGGTACATGGATGGATGGTGGAGATGTTTGGTGCAGTCACATTACAAATATGTCAGTGGAGCTGCAACACTGGAAAGCACAACTACGGCTGTGGCTTTGAGTCTTTGCAGGCTATTAGTCCATCACGATCATGTCAGATCACGGAAATCATAACGAATTTGTGCGTGATCCTTTCGAATTTGGGCCTTCCCACATCACTCTTAATCAGTGTTTTTTCAAATCCCATAGTTTTGCAGGCTTTTGCTCAatcccagcactaacacacctgattataACTCATCTTTAAGCCCATGTATTGAGCAGGAACAAAAGTCTGCACCAACCCTGTGTCCCCCCCAGTGGAAAGATTGAACAACATTCTTCTAAACCCTTCTCCCTCGTTCACTCCCCTCCCTCGCTTTGTTCAGTTTGTAGAGTACTGCTCGGCCCACACACAGGACTGCCCTGAGGTCATGACCTTCCTGCACGCCAAGCACTCAAAGGCCTCGCCGAACTTCCTGGCCTCGGTGGAGTTCCGCAACACGCTGGGCCGCTGCCTGACGCGCGCCCAGGCCCGCCGCACCAAGACCTTTGTCTACATCAACGAGCTGTGCACTGTCCTCAAACAGCACTCGGACAAGAGGAGGCAGACTGTCGTGAAGGTGGAGCCTACCGCCGGGGAGAAGAAGGAGATGAAAGAGGAGGCACCGACAGAGGAGCTACCGTCTACCTCAGGGCAGCAGGAAGAGAagaacgaggaggaggaggagaggaagacgaaGAAGGCTTCCCGGAGACAGGTCAGCAGCCCCAAGAATGGACAGAGTCCATGACTTCTCTATAGCTTTATTACTCTTCTGCCCTGTGCACTTGGTCACCCTCAAGGGTTTAAAAGCATTGATTTGGTGTAGATTACTATAATGTTTTGCATCTGATAGTTCATCATAAGGAGCAATGTGCCAGGCATATCTTCatatctcgctcgctctctcagaTTGCGTACCTGGAGAACCTGCTGAAGATGTACAATGATGAGATCCGGCGGCTGCAGGAGAAGGAGCTGAGTGTCAACGAGCTAGAAGAGGAGGACTCCAGCTACATCCAGGAGCACAAGCTCAAGCGCAAGGTCAGATCACTGAGGCCTATTGGTTCCAATGGCTCAGTTGGTTGAAGTGTGACGCTTGTAACGCCAGagctgtgggtttgattcctgcttGAGCCACATACTAAATGTGTTAACTGTACATGACTTTGATAGATAGAAGCCACTgaagtcctctctctcctctcagatgaTGAAGATCTATGATAAGCTCTGTGAGCTGAAGGGCTGCAGCAGTCTGACAGGCCGAGTGATCGAGCAGAGGATCCAATACAAAGGGACACGCTACCCTGAGGTCAACAGAAAGGTAACCAACATATTGTTTATTGACAACCCAATGCTTTTTGACCACTGCTAATTTATGTTAAAAAGACTATGGATGAATATTAGATTTAAAACTAACCCCAGTATGAGATAATATCAAGGAATAGAAATAAATGCATGAAAACAATAACCATTtaaattttattggtcgcatgcagatgttattgcgggtgtagcgaaatgcttgtgttcctagcaatTGATTTAGCTGTCCTTAGTGTTTGCTCATGGCGATACAGTACACTCTGACCCCTTCTCATCCTGCTCTTCCCACCCCCACTTGCAGATTGAGCGTTTCATCAACAGTCCCGAGGCCCAGCTGAATCCCCCCGACTACACAGACATCCTGCAACATATCCGCCGGGCCAACGAGCGCCACGGCCTCAACCTCAGCAAGAAGCAGCTGACCCAGATCGCTCAGGACGCCTTCCGCGAGACCGGCAATCGCCTGCAGGAGAGACGCCACCTCGACATGGTCTACAACTTCGGCTCGCACCTCACAGACCTCTACAAGCCCGGTAAGAGAGCGTAATACACACACCTTTACATTCCTAGTTGGAGCTGTATGTTtccgtctgtctttctgtgtgtaaGAATAAAGAGAATTACACACTAGGCTGGAAATTACGATACGATATTATTACTATACTTATGTGCCGATTTAaaatatgtattgggattctcatgattctatatgtattgcgattcgatactgtgattttattgcgattcgatgttctaaacatattgctcaccatgggtgtgttcgtaaattcgctctggctatctactcagaTTTCTGAGCACTCTCGTGAGcatgccagagcgcagaataactgatgaattcacGAACGTCGGCAAAAACGCATAATTATATTGTTGCCAGCTGCACAGTTACAGTCatcaacactctggataacatgaaaacagcctaaccagctctgctagggcgagtaaaatggtcagtgagctgttcccacgtttgtgtctggaagtagctagccaacgttagccagttagcgtGGGTGCTTGACTGgcattgtgaggtcagaacgctcagatcaaccctactcctcggccagagtgtccagtgtgctctctgaacgctatgaatttacgaacggacaatctgacaacgctctgaatttacgagcaCCCTGAGGGCACTCTGGCACTCAAAATTGAATTGACGAACACACCCCCATACACattagagcggcaggtagcctagtggttagagcattgggccagtaaccgaaaggttgcgacatcgaatccccaagctgacatggtaaaaatctgttgttttgcccctgaacaaggcagttaacccactgttcctaggctgtcattgtaaataagaatatctgttcttaactgacttgcctagttaaataaaggtttaaaaaaatatatgtatgtatatatatacgtgtgtgtgtaccccacaccctctgctgcagagagacaagagc
This window contains:
- the LOC112264792 gene encoding tapasin, whose translation is MANISTIYKLSFLAFTYFIQVYGTSCPVLECWFVQEKPGRGGGFPAAMIQEKSLLYINTDPESEQTKSQQGPSADISHDRVYYITDPAAILCSSSLHPPEGSVHKPQCEINPFMPQPSTVQWAVPLTDSAHSPIYLQADWYSAALQGLDGQLALSSVMRAPTATKEPTVVLSVSSRTPLVRSRLGEPVVLDCGFWAEASSPLSSSGFAVEWRYQFRGDGRLVLAYDGKTDRFAETKEKGAGLDFTALHETGNASLILQEAEVRHTGTYICTAYLPYLLAQVAVELEIVEPPSLSIFPSPLPLSVPGQVVKVQCEASGFFPLSLEFHWELTGPDGKVRPLGQGSVTGHRQGPDNTYSQTTRLELDSAKLDLGRGGEVTCVAVHPGGTRRASVTLNVIGVNGPSIEDSMAMVAVALGLYGLIKIVSWTFSSGSDDTNSQEKKVK
- the LOC112264793 gene encoding death domain-associated protein 6-like; translation: MMLLSDNQPTTNGRLECSRALRGETFRYQAAKNSPYLMAVASAVVMDSIVILDDDDEEEERPQPSSSTSSKPSANHRTPPKIQQPAPTHITQSPFATVKKESHVLKAENQKLFTEFVEYCSAHTQDCPEVMTFLHAKHSKASPNFLASVEFRNTLGRCLTRAQARRTKTFVYINELCTVLKQHSDKRRQTVVKVEPTAGEKKEMKEEAPTEELPSTSGQQEEKNEEEEERKTKKASRRQIAYLENLLKMYNDEIRRLQEKELSVNELEEEDSSYIQEHKLKRKMMKIYDKLCELKGCSSLTGRVIEQRIQYKGTRYPEVNRKIERFINSPEAQLNPPDYTDILQHIRRANERHGLNLSKKQLTQIAQDAFRETGNRLQERRHLDMVYNFGSHLTDLYKPATDPALLDPTLARKLRTNREVALSSLEQVISKYALKQDDTEEEERAKRIERERQKKEGQSSALEATTADDNPLKKGEDGEGEEQAEEEDDDEDDESSDPDIEEEIQASKSQAGPEDDEEEDNEVEAANESENEVDGGSDRDQDGGEDEGNAEVDKDSVMSGISPISRVDTPRISSLVDESPTDSPSQSEVMEVDKGNKSSNTNLTKEDIVSSNHVSAVSISTSVETKDSSASPMAANQVSLPPSPVLISTNEDSCTVITETRSANCSPRPPSPKDTCRGRKRKRKEEEVKSRKSYNGVLRHHNGSDRDLPHMDVVTSSPLQADSTRADSPTQEMVTSSQSTPPPKKNKVNVATQCDPDEVIVLSDSE